In the Balearica regulorum gibbericeps isolate bBalReg1 chromosome 3, bBalReg1.pri, whole genome shotgun sequence genome, GGGAGCCTGAGTACGTATGAGCCAATAAAGGAAGACCTGGTATCTTCTGACTTGCAGGAAATCTGACAAGCATAAATTAAGCTTCTATTGCATGTTCTTAACAAAGCTTGAACTCTGTAAACCGAAGAATGTGTTCACTGAGTAtttaaaattctacttttttttgtaGACTTCCTTTGTTGTCGATGAAGTTAGTAGCATCATCAAAGAGGtaaagtaacattttcatttcattggtGTGAAAGTATAGTATGTTGTGTGCTGAAAGGCATTCAAGAAGATCTGATATGTAATAGATTTCTAGATAGGTTGCTATCAAAGTGTAGATAATTGTTAACCAATGTACATACTTTAAGTGGAAATGATACCTAGCTTTAGTTGTGATATGTATTACAAATCcaaaagataattaaattaatttcatatgcTTCTCTCTGGTTGCAGTGTATCCCTATTAGAATCCTTTAGAATTTCTAGGGGGGTGTTTCATGTTGAACTCTACAGAGATAGATTTTTATGTTTCAGTAATATACAGGGGTTTTTATAGGCTGTCTGCATATTCATGTTACTGTGTTCttttgagatgtttttcctccaaaatgaGTTCCTGTTTGTTTGAAATGATTGAACTATTCTTGTTGCtaagaaacattaatttcctGTCTAGAAAATTTAGAGGGATTTGGGTTTTGTGTCCAGAATTCCTCTTGTAGACTAATGCAATCTTTTTCTTGTTGGAAAACAGCTGTTTTGGTCAGACTCTGTAAATTGAATACACATGCTTTCCTGTCTCATctgaatctgaaataattttgtggtgatttttttatacaatttctgtgaggaaaaaatacatcaatgaaaaacatgcagctttaatatacttttatttGTATCTTAAAGGGGAAACTATCCTCATagtaaaatgaattatttggcTGAAGGCTTCTGCTCTATTAATAACTAGCAACTAAATGGgtcttttggttttatttggggttttgtttcctaaaaatCATTCTGCTGAAAAATCCGAAGTTCATTTCTGTAGAAGAATATGTGTGAATGAGCCATTCTTGGGTGCATTGTTTTAGTCTCTACAGGACTGTTTAAATGCAAGACCCTTTTCATAACTCTGGCTTTGGGACATTGGGATATGAATTACAAATAatcaaaatatcacaaaatGAAGAGAGGATAGAATCTATGATAATTTCCCCTATGCCTGGCTCAAACTCTGACCTGCAAGGTCTTTAATAATTGAAAACACTTTTGACGAGCAGGATTTAGGATTTTTTCTGTGGGTGTGGGGTCTCATCTTTAGTGTTCCCTGTTGGAATGGGTTAATAGGTGCCTTGTAGATTGACAACGGTGCAgcttttttatgtgtttgttgCCAATAGGCCATAGAAAGCGCGATAGGCGGCAATGCCTACCAGCACAGCAAAGTGAACCAGTGGACAACAAGTGTGGTGGAACAAACACTAAGCCAACTCACAAAGCTGGGGAAGCCTTTCAAGTATATTGGTGAGCTCaactttctctcttctgttaaAGCTGGTACAGTCAAGTGCACTGATGGCTAGGGCATGGGGGAAGATCTTAGCAAGAACCATGTCTATAAATTACTCATAAGcatgtatatatgcatgtactatgcaaagcaaaaatgtaGCTAAATGTTAATTAATATTACCCATGAATTAATAACAGCTTCTCTGCTGATTAACAGTGACCTGTGTGATTATGCAAAAGAATGGTGCCGGGCTACATACAGCAAGCTCTTGCTTCTGGGACAACTCCAGTGATGGTAAGGAGCGCAGCTGTTGGATTTTTCAGCTAGCAACTTTAATGTTAGTCCCCTTAAGACCAGGcagcatgctttttttccttcaagcgCTATAGTTCTGGAGTAATAGCATGCCgtttggtgttttttccatTTGGCTGTCATGCTAACTCTTCTATGCATGAAATGCTTAGCTGTTGTGAAAGCTGCATTCTTAAGATTCTTAATGTAAACAATTAGAAACATGCATATAAGGGCATGCATTTAATCACACTaactttcttctgtctctgaaatccttttttgtatttgtaggAACCTGCACTGTGAGATGGGAGAATAAGACTATGTACTGTATTGTCAGTGCCTTTGGACTTGCAATATAATGGCCTTGGAATCATTCATCCTTCTCTTTTCTACTCCAGCACTTGATTCCGTCTCTACTCAAACTGTGAATACACTGAAcaacttctggttttaatgtactttttaagtaacttttttcaaacatagaaatgtgaaaatgtgtTGGTTTATGATTTATGTTTGTATTTAGTGTTGTACCAGTGTTGCCATACTGTCTTAACACTTCAAGAACTTCTCTTCAAGGTGCTAATACTGAAATCTGCTGCAGTGTAAACACTTtctctagatttcttttttcaagacCAATATAAATGAGACACCGACTTTCACACTTTGTACTCTTGGTTTGCATTAAATTATTGAAATTCATAACCATTGGTGTGACTCATTTAAACTTAActcttttgttgtttaaaaaaaagttccaaaTCTTTTAATTCTCCTCAAAGTAGTTGAGGTACATACCAGAATACAAAGCACTTCCATAATTTTGCCAAGGTCACTACaaaattgcaagaaaatgagattatGTTTATCAGAAATTAACTTGGCTGCATTTTTGGGACCTGTTTAATCTGATTGTATAGTATTTAGGGCATGGAATGATAACAGAAAAAAGTATCTTCATTGAACAAAGACAGGTAAGAAGTTTTTCACATTCTGGAAGTGCTCAGCAAGCTGTACACAGGTAATCATTCACTGCTGCAGCCAATACATGTGTTAAGTGGGTCTTGAACCTTCTACATTGATTTTGCTGATAGTGAGTGCGATGAGTTCTGATAGTTGGTGAAACATGATCCTTtcagaaaggggggaaaaactGCCTCAAGGCAGCTTGACTAAATAACATGTGATCAAGTCTCTTGCCTTCTAGAGTAAAGTTGCAGAGGAATAACAAGTAAAACAAGTTTTCAGCATAGGCTTGGATAAGGTTTGTCAGCTAATTAAAAATGGGAGCATGCTATGAATTTCAGACTACCTAGTGAAGTTGAAAGAATTACTTACAAAGCAAGTATAGGAGAGTATTCCTGGGCTAGAATCAGTCTGAGTGACCTGCATTTGCTTATATTTAGGAAGCCCTGTCAAATGTTTTCAGACTCTGGCTCTCACTAAAGTTGTTTCGAATGAGATGACTGCTGATACAACAGTACATTTCCGCAATCTGGAAAAAcataatactgaaaaatcaaattgaCAGGAAAGGACTTGTTTTTCATAGTGCTGGGTGTACAGGAATAACTAGGATAGCTCTGCTCAGCGTATCCAGAGTGTAGAAACCCAGCGCTAGGCAAGGCTTCAATCCTCTTCCTTCCTATGCATTTTTGCCATCAGTACGGCAACAAAGCTGCCTTCTCAGCAGGTTTGGGCTTGGTATATTTGAGACTTTTAATATAGCTGTAAGGCTTATCTGTTTCTGCTAGCATACCAGTTTCAAAGCATCTCTGTAAACACATCTCCTTTGTCACAAGCCACTACTTTATTCTAGCATATGTCCTAGTGAGTGCTACAGGGCTATACTGAGTGTATATACCTTATACTGAGGAGCATATAATATACCCTGTATTTCTGGAGCAGAGAAGAGTTTTAGCATGGTTTTGACAAGAAACAATGCTGAGTACTGTGTCAGAAATTATACACCacctgtaaaaagaaaatattaaaacaagacagacagatTGAATAAAGTGCCTGAAGTAGTTGTCAGGGTGAGAGAAACTTGTCATCAAGAGAATAAATCTTTGATCTCTGAATTGCTAAGGGAATTCTCAATCTGGATGGTTGGATATTTTAGCTCCTTTCCATCAGCATGCCAGAATAAGGCTGGTAGTGTAATACCTACTCAGCTGTTCATTTACAGTTAAAATAGTTCTGTGCACTTTTGAGTCAGTATTTACTTCTAGAAACACTTGGCTGCTTGGTAAAGCCATTAAAACAGTCCTTGTCCTTTGTTCATGTTAATAATAGCAAATttgttggggtgggttttttttgctgtttgttggTTCATGCATGTGCtgatctgcaggaaaaaaatgtttgagatGCTTGTCAGTGTAAAAGCTgtatgagaggaaaaaaaaaacaaacaaaaaaacaaaaccctgttGCATTAAACCAGAAGTTGTGCTACAGAAAGGCAGATACAGTTTTATAGCTTGTTTTACATGTGAGCAATAACGAATGCTTCCGATGCAAGTTTTAGGACTACAGAAGGAGGTCTGGGGTTTTTGGGTGTTGGTTCTCTCCCACCCTCAGTTAAGCTAGCACTTTTCTCTAAAATACTATAGACATTGCATATTACAGTCTCGATGTTGTTCaggtactgattttttttaaaaaatttgaattaTCTTCAAACACCTTAGTTTTAATCACCTTTGTCAAAGACTACTGGCCAGCTCATCTCAGTGCCAAAGTAAAAAGTATTATTAGGGTGACGAGATGCAGAGTCCTTGCTCTAGGTGATTAATtggctgttaaaaaaaaaaaaaaggcacaaacagTGGGCTGGTGTAGTCATGAAGGTAATTAGAAAGTCCATCACTGTTTCCTGTCTCTCTAGCTTACTGCTGTGGCTCTTCATATGATTGCAGCTATAGAAATCAGGGCATGTCAGCCCTGatctggaggaggggaggaggaaaggggaagtgGGGCATCATCATTTACTGTAAGTAAGTGCGTGCTACAACTGAGCACGACCTGTCTTCCACCATTAGCTAGTGTAACTGAAACCTGAAGACAATGGCTTTGGAATTAACTGCTGCTGGTAAGTGAGCACAGCCACCTCTGATGTTAAAGCAGGAATAAGTTAAGTATCCGTTTGCGCAGAGATGTTTACAGCCCTTTTATTCTGCACACAGATTTCAGTGTCTCCTTGAGTTTATACAAGGAATGGCATCACCCCAAGTGATCACTTTTGCAGTCTACCAGCTATGAGGTGACTCTTGGAagatcatttaggttggaaaagacatttaagattactgagtccaactgttaacttAGTGCTGCCCAGTCgaccactaaaccatgtccctaagcaccacatctgtgTGTCTCAAAGACCTCCAGGAATGGTGATGCAACCGCTcctctggggagcctgttccagtgcttgacaacccttttagtgaagaaatttttcctaatatccaatctaaacctcccctggcacaatttgaggccatttcttctcatcctattgcttgttacttgggagaagacacCAACACCCACCTGACTACACCAGCTGTAGAGAGCAGTAAGGTCTCCTCTCAGTGTCCTCTTCAGACTAAACaaacccagttccctcagaTACAGATCTATAAGGAGGAGATGAATGACATCAGGATCTTCACCCTCTCTAAAGCTTTATTACTGGCCAGTGAGGTGAAGGCAGGGCAGCCCTTCCTGGGTATGCTGAGCAGATGCATCCCTTGCAGGGTAAGTGGGAGAACTTACAGCCCTGCTGGCAGAGGCATCTGACAGCAGCTAACACAAGCACATGTTGGCAGAAGGTAGCTGGCACCAGCGTTCACGAGGGAAAGTTTCACAGCCAGCACAACCACAGCAAGCCTTTGCAAAGCCACTGTCAAGCCATTTGAGAATGCCACTTCCTCTATTAGCAACCTGTCCTTCCACCTTCAAGCCCAGGcatgggaataaaaaaaaccccaaaaccacaacaacaaacaaaaccaaaagccaacCCAAAACACCATTCCCTGGTTAATGTGTGCGCTGACACAGCCTCCTGGATCCCATCCTTATGCAGTTAACCAAGTTGAAATATGcacaagaaaatacatgtaaactgaaaatgtctgagTTAAGAATGGTACAGTTAGTCAtttgccagaaagaaaataaaaccaagataCAATATAAAGATATAAAACTTTATTATGAACATATTTAACAATGCTTATGCATATGAAGTCTTCCGAGAAACTCAATACCCAACTTTTGCTTGAagtaaaatactactttttccttcatattcCATATTAGCATGAAGTTTTCCAACATAAATGGATAATTTGCTGTCATTAACACAACTAGACACACAGAATATTTAACACATGTCCTCATGCACACTTTCTCAAAGCAGCATTTAATTACAGCTTCTCATTAAACAGAGCATTTATCTTACACATTTTTATACCATTTTGGTACAcaatttttccatattttcattttacatatttacaaacttctaaaaaaagttttacagtaATGCAAAGGTTATTACTGGcataagcaaaaggaaatggggggaaaaattaGGTGTCTATGGATACAAAGTTGTCTTTTGGCTCAGAGAAAGACAACAGATTGCAGTCTTTCCCAGCTGGAACCAccctccccttttccccagTCAGAGGCAAGGGTCTGTTGCACTGGCTGCTCCTTGCTGGTGTTAAACTTTACGCTTCTTGTTCTTTGCCAGTCTTAGTAAAGTTCCCAACCAATTCCAACAccaatggtatttttaaagcaaatgctacagaaaatgGTTGCCGTGAATCGCTCACACTCAGTGATTATTGATTTCTTAAAAGTTCCTCTCGATCGTTGTGTACACAGAAGTCTTGCAGTCATTTAATAGACAGCATCTCCTTTAGAGCAGGAACACCATATGCTGTGGGACCTTTTTGCATACTCAGTTCCACTAGTGATGGGAATATGTAATTACTTTAGCTGTAATGAAAGGAAAGCCAGGCTGGTTTCTTATCCAGATCTCATCTGTTTCACCCTTAGGTTACAATACTTTACTCAGAGATGAATTTATGACACCTACTCCCAAGCTGTTGACAATTCATAGCATCTCTGGTTTTCCAGTTGTGGAAATGAGAGGAGGGAAATTGAGATTTCTTGCTAGCAAAACTATTTCCTCATCTCCTTCactgcttttgcctttttacagtatattttatttgatgCAACAGTGCTTCAACCGAGCTTACCATTACACTCTAGcacttctgaaatacaaaactaTTTTGCACGGCAAACATTGCTTAAATATAATCTCTAAAAATTAACAAGGAAACTGCTTTCTCACTATTTTCGTAGTGAGATACTTATCTGAAGTACACATTTCCCATTCTCAGCTTTcctatttccattttgaatgTAGTGATGTAGAAAAGTTAATGCAAACAAAATGGCAAGTGAAATGGGCTGAGAACAACTTAGGAGAAAAATCATAAtctcagattaaaaatattttctttagttaaTGAAATTCCAAAGCATGACAGCGTATTTCAGGGTTAACTGTAACAACCAGTTCAGACTGTGGTAAGAAACATTAGTATAATTTGCATATTGGTCAAATCAAACATTTTATCTCTACAGAACAATTTAGAACAGAATTAAACAATATCAGAGCCAAAAAGATCTGAATATATAGGGATCATGTAAATATCAATTTTTGAAGTCCTAATTCCTGTAGCCACTGTTACTCCAATGAAAGTCAAAAGGATTTGAGGTATGCAAATGATGCCTACTTGGCTCCCAAGTCTGACACTGCAAATTGAAACAGCTGTTAGCCTCAAGAGTCATCTGGGGAATAGTAAAAATGAGAATGGGCTCTCCTCTTTTAGGATACAAAGATCATCTCCCATACTTGTTAAAGTCTAAAAGGAAGTGCTGAATGTACAGCACattcactgggtaaaaaaaaagccaccaacgacttgaaatacttctttaatgttttcctttatgttCTTCCAAACTGACACCaattaattaagaaattaaagggaaaaaaactttcCTCTCTACCCCAGCAATTTCCTTGCTGTAGCCAGACAATAGTGCTTTGGCTTATAAGAAATAAATGATCCCTGGTACGGAAAGTTTTAGATGTCAAATACCCTCAAAAAAATTCACAGGTCTACATAATTTTAGaaagttttctctctctctcacacacacagagtatcTTACTGTGCTTGTCTTTAGCAGAGCTCCGATTTAATCTGAACTATTCTATGTCACCAAGGATGAAATTGCATGAAGCAGTTCCTTTCATCCTCTCTAAGCACACTGCTATCCTGTGAAGTCTCCCCTTCATGATCCTGAACAGCTATCAGGAGCTCATGGCAATGGGAATGGGCTAGAACGCTGATGCACCAAAGCAGAACAAATCCACTTTTTCCCCAATATGATTCAGCAAGTCTGGTAGGACTTCATTGCACTCTTCTGCTTAAAATAGCTCAGTGATGAGTACAATTCCCTAGTGTACACACCAGCACCATTTTCTGTCTAATACATTAACAGTGCTTCTGAGAGTCTTTTCTACAGCAGCGGAGCAGAGAAATTTTACAAGATTAAGTCACAGTTATGaatccatgaaaaaaaaaaaaagatacttttagACAGGTCAAGtacctgaaaacaaaagtagTTAGAAACAAACTGCATGCACTTAAATAAAGAACTGAACAACGGTGTAGGAGAAAACCaacttttaaatacagaaacagcagcattgtACTAGGAATACTTAATTCCTGTATAACTCCGTTCCAGCACAGACTGGAATACAGATAATCACAAAACGTACTAGTTAAAGTTCTGATTAGTACAGGTGGTGACTGTGGTATGACAAAGTTGAACTATACAAAGAATATGCTCAAAAGCTAAATCTCATGCAAGTTCAATACATGAGAAACCACGATTGTTCCTAGGATATAGATGAACTATCTATTAATACAACTTAAGGAAAAGTTCTGATGTAGAAAAAGCCtctaaaaatgaagtgtttggaaatttgaaattaattcgCTATGAAACTTTCAAACCATATTCTCTGTAAGTGTAACAATCTCCTCTGgcacacaaaaaccccagaaagaAGAGTACTGGCTTCTTTCTGAGATTTGTTGCTGcctaaatatttccatttgaaagggttgcttaaaaaaaacaaaacaaacacttctGCTGTGGCAGTAAAGTGTGTTATGAAACATGttatacaaataattttgcacCACTGAGGCTATTTTGGCTCACTAGAACTTGACTATTTGCACATATCTTGCACCTACAAATCTGGCAAactcatttaaatgaatttttaaaatggtctTAAGTCTATATCGCTTTTTTGAAGGAAGAATAgaaagcttctgttttcttgcatttttttttaaaaaaaaaaaaaagaagagagaaaaccctAAACCACTTCATTCCCTGCCTCCAGCTCAAAAGACTAAGGTAGAAAATTGAAAGGGAAATGAGGCACTTCGTACAGCAGCGGACAATATACAAAGGAACTAACACAAATGCAACAGATGCTGTACATaatcctcaaaaaaaccccccaaaacccaaacaagcagcaaggaagcaattttaaaatcagcataTAATCAGCAATACTTCTAAATGGAAATAGACTTAAAGATTTTAGTCCACAGACATCCTGCTATCAGGCATTTTATAAGACGTGTAAAAATTTTGGTTTCTTAAGTTTTCACCACAATCTTTTcaagcattctttttttcagttttaactttgtaaacagaaacagaagcaggatGTCCTTCCTGGGAGTAGGTGTTCAGATGACAGCAGACTGTAAGGAAGCCAAGGAAGTTGTCCATCTAGCAAAACTTCAGAACTGGTTTAATTCCAGCTGAACAAGTCTGTCCACATCAAAATCAATCACTGTCTGATTCCTCTTTATACTTGGCTCTAATAGCTTGGCCATTCTGAAGTGGCATTTCTTCATAGTCACTCCTGTGAAACAGATACTTGTTAAAAATTCTGAACACGATCTTCAGATAGGAAGTTCAAAATAAGCAGGAAAGTTCTAAACTACATTGAGGCATCAAATTGTTATTTAGGTAAGAAGCTGGTATCTGTTGTCCTTCCTTGTTGGAGATAGGAACAATATATATGACTTCTCTCCAGAGGATGATGCATAATAAAAGTTATTCCAGTATCTAAAAGCCACTCTTCACAAGGATTACTATAGTAGCAAGCTGGTACTACCACTACTCATCTAACTAAACAAAGGCAAGTTATCTCAGAGAACGCATATAGCCAGTCTAGCACAAACTTGTTCAGGTTACTGCAGTATCAACTCCATCCTCACTGTTCCAGCCACTGCAGTCCTTGGTAAGAGGTGAAAACATCAAGAGCATATAATGAGCTTGTTCAGTGTCTAGCACAGAGACACCCGATTGGGATGGGGTTTAAGAGCTACTAGAATTCTCATATCACATAGCTCACACAAGTCCAGGAAGTTTTGCTAGATTTGATTATTCTTACTTCAGTAAGTGATGGACGCTTAAGAAGAGCCATTCTCCTTCCCTGAAGCATTTGTATAGGAGCTGCCTCTTTGCTAACTCCACCTGACTCCTGCAATCCTTCCTGATTTAAAAGGAAGTCCTTCCTTTCACATCTCTTGCTGCCTTCACTCCATGACCTGCCAGCATCCTCATACTTACTCACCTGTTTGTATCAGTGCCATGGCAATCCCTTttagaaaccaaaaaaaaaaagaaaaaacaaaatacaaaataacatgCAATCTCattccatttctgtttcagaataaggttatgtttctgttctttaggCAGAATACTTTCACTAACAACCTACAAAGCCTTCACTTATTTAACTTATTTAATGAACATGGAAAAGAACGTTAcaaaaaataacacacaaaaGTAATTCTCCATAGGTATTTTATAATCTTACCCGTAAATCACATCATCATCTGAATCATTCAGCATAGAAAAAGCAGGATTGTCTTTCAACTGTGATtctggaaaacacaaatatgCATTAATTCAGCGCATTAAATATAGAAATGTGGCTGTACTTCTAAGCCAACATCAAAGCAACAGATTTGACAACTTCCACGGCAGTCACAACTACAATTCAACACAACATTTCTTGCATAATCTGTGCTGCTTAGCTGCAGTTCATAATTACATGCAAGTAAAATTCAATCCAGCAATTTGCCATAAACATCTTTTTCCTGGCAGCTTTTTACTTTCTGCCTTCCATAAACTAATACTTCTTGCAATCCAATGGGAAGTTTTTAACTTTATCCTCAGCCAACCATTTCTCTTGTCTTTCTCAatggaaaaatagcatttttctgtaacagttcCATCCATCTCTAAAAAGTTTAGAGAAAGGACCAGCTCCACTATTTAGTGCCTTCCCCCTGCATACCCACAGTATGCAGGGTATGATTGGACAaggtgctagataatctcacctgggctccctttcccatgaaaggttAGACAAGACGGTCTTtccaggtcccttccaacatgGGCTGTTCTATGGTTCTATAGTTTTAACTCCATGCTTAAAGCGGAGTATGCActcagtataaatatttattttacagaatcTTTATCTGTTAGAGAGGGATAATGCTTTATAATCACCATGTGAGTCAGATTACATCCCTCTACATAggaatgcaaaaccagaagtgtCACCGATTCAATCCTTTCTATCCTTTTACATGAGCTCTGTGCAGCCCTCTCCCCATAGCAAGTTCCCCAAAATTGCCCCATGTCAGAGATCAGCATCTCTCCTACTTTTCCAACAGCGTGTTACCTATTTCAGAGTCCAGTTTGCCAGCATGCCAATATATTAACCTTATTGTTAGAACAAAGTACAAACGAAGTATTGTTGCTCATTAAGGATTGTCTGTGAGTCAGTGCAAAAGTCAGTGCATTATATGCACACATCATATTGACTATAAGCTCAATCTAAGTGCATAAGAATTCAAGTCTAGCTAATTAGTTGTATACCTTTTATGCATTTCTTCCTATTGCCAATACTAATTTGCTCGGGAGCAGTGCAGCTTCTGCTTATGTTAACTCAAAGCAAATTGAAACAGTAATGAGACAACCAAAATATAAAGATGTTCCAGAGTACCTACTAATATACCAGTTCTTGTCATCTAAGTTTGCCAGACAATTGCTTACACTTACCATATAGTGCATTCTTTGAGGGGGAATACACGAAGGCTAATGTGTAGAGATAAAAGTTCAATAAACCATAAAATGATAAGAATTCTGCTGGTAGTAAGTGTCAAGGATATTGCTTAATCTAGTGCCATACATTATTAACTTCGGAAACAAGACCCAAACCACACATAAGCTGTTTCAATGGAAAGAATGTTTACCTTACTGAAGTTTGAGAACATAAATGGCTAAACAaaattgcatgttttaaatTCAATGGCAACTAATGTACTCAAGCTATTTAAAGGTAAAGCTGCCACAGAAGGCAAAGCTTTAACTTTAACACAACTAACATTTGCTGAGATAAGGTCTACTCTTGAGTGGTGGAGTGCATGACAAATTGAACAGTTCCACCTTCAATGGTAAAAGAAAGCTGAGTAAGGGGGGTGTTCAGGTGGGgtgattttgtttatttttttaaaagttcttccTTGGCACAGCAATTGAGAAGGAAAGAGACAGGGCTATCTGTAGACAGAACTCTGAGGATGGCTTCTTGCCATCATTCTGGGAAAATACTAACGTATTGTTTTGTACTAGCTCCCCACATATCTAAGCTTATCAGTAACCAGAGCAGCTGCAATCACACAGGCACTTTCAGAAAGTAGAATGGACTAGGATCTCATGGTTCAGGTCCAGAAATATAGTTTGTAATCCTGTTGCCAACAGACATCAGAAACAGTCTCTCTCAAGTCACTTAAATTCTCTGCTATGACCTCTTCCACATGTAGATTTGGACCAatacacaaatgcattttcagtgcCTTCTAAACTAGtaatttctcaaatatttttgtatgccCCATGCCAACTGATAGGTAATAGAGCAAACTGAATTCATGCAGCAAATATAGCCAAATTTGCCACAATAAGTTGTCAAAACTACTGTTATCTAGGCCTTCATTCCTTTTGAAGAGTATCAAGTGCAGTTGTGATTTATGTGATATAAACAAATTAGACTGAAATTGTCGCAGCTAATAATCTTTACAAAGAGCCAGTAAAAAATGCTGACATGAAACCTCGATCAAAATGGACTGAACTTCAAAACGCCACCTAGAAGTCAAAGGTCTCAGTCCTTAGGTGCATCATTGCTAAGAATCTTCTGCATGAAAACAGATTAACATTCCTAGTTGAGCATTATCACAACATAAGGATATAATTCTGATAATGAGTCGACAGCTCAGCAACAAAGTTGTCCTGTAGAACTTGTGCTCCAAAGCGTAGGTAGAGTATAAcaatgctgtggaaaaaaattaaagcatataGGTGTACTGTGTCTTTAAACATCAAAATTGAAATGGTAGCTTGATAGAAGAGtatatgagaaaataattatgttAACATGCTGaccatttattttaagacacatttgttttcttagttCTAAATTAAGAATGATTCTTTTGTGATTAAAAGTCAGCAGTCAATTGagtaaactggaaaaaaaaaccccatggtcTATTTCCCTCAGATTTCATCCACGACAGACAATACAAGAGTCAACAGTAATTTGAAATAACTGATTGGAGTGGGGGAgacagatattaaaaacaacCTAAGAAACTAATTCTAAACTTCTGCCTTGACTAAGTGAAGCATACAAAACGCCAAAAGAAGTGAATGGTGCACTGCAGAGCACTCAGCAGTAC is a window encoding:
- the DYNLT1 gene encoding dynein light chain Tctex-type 1 isoform X1, with amino-acid sequence MDDFQSGEETSFVVDEVSSIIKEAIESAIGGNAYQHSKVNQWTTSVVEQTLSQLTKLGKPFKYIVTCVIMQKNGAGLHTASSCFWDNSSDGTCTVRWENKTMYCIVSAFGLAI
- the DYNLT1 gene encoding dynein light chain Tctex-type 1 isoform X2, whose translation is MDDFQSGEEAIESAIGGNAYQHSKVNQWTTSVVEQTLSQLTKLGKPFKYIVTCVIMQKNGAGLHTASSCFWDNSSDGTCTVRWENKTMYCIVSAFGLAI